The following are encoded in a window of Solibacillus sp. FSL R7-0668 genomic DNA:
- a CDS encoding ABC transporter ATP-binding protein → MKFFNYKPIITKEQIKQASGKKKKGARAENWTYTIKRILDFVAEQKALLIVVLLLVVASSLLALIGPFIIGRLIDRFIDGSSLSTLDLWLYGLAVIYLLYGLASYFQNYWMVSIAQQTVYRIRTQLYEHFFKLPLRFFDKRKHGELMSRATNDIETISSTLNSAFIQVVSSILTLTGTVAVMLWLSPLLTLVTMLIIPLMFYGMRWITKRTSLLFKQQQAAIGEMNGLIEESINGQHVVKAFSQEQEMLRQFDEKNQRIRTVGFWSLTYSGFIPKVMNTLNSLSFAIVACVGGVFAYYGHISIGTIVIFTEYARQFTRPLNDLANQFNTVLSALAGAERVFLILDEKPDHVAGNNVLLSGDVRFDQVSFQYDADAVKPTLSNVSFTIESGQSVALIGQTGAGKTTIMQLLTGLYEKTSGRILFDGVPIEEISKAHLREQMAFVLQDPFLFEMSIKDNIRYGKLDATDAEIIEAAKKANAHSFIERLPNGYETIISGDGSQISQGQKQLISIARAFVANPKILLLDEATSSIDTVTELHIQAALEKLMQGRTSFIIAHRLNTISKVDYVIVLNQGKIVEQGPRHQLIEEQGIFGQMLNV, encoded by the coding sequence ATGAAATTTTTCAACTACAAACCGATTATTACAAAAGAGCAAATTAAACAAGCAAGCGGCAAAAAGAAAAAAGGCGCACGTGCCGAAAACTGGACATACACAATCAAGCGTATTTTAGATTTCGTCGCCGAGCAAAAGGCCTTATTAATCGTTGTGTTACTTTTAGTTGTGGCAAGCTCTCTCTTAGCACTCATCGGCCCATTTATTATCGGACGATTAATTGACCGCTTTATTGATGGTAGCTCTTTAAGCACGCTGGATTTATGGCTATACGGCTTAGCTGTAATCTATTTGCTGTACGGTCTTGCTAGCTATTTTCAAAACTATTGGATGGTCAGCATCGCACAGCAAACGGTATATCGTATTCGTACACAGCTATACGAGCATTTCTTTAAGCTGCCATTGCGCTTTTTCGATAAACGCAAGCATGGTGAACTGATGAGCCGCGCAACGAATGATATCGAAACAATTAGCTCCACATTAAACAGTGCGTTCATTCAAGTCGTTTCAAGTATATTAACGTTAACTGGTACGGTCGCTGTTATGCTTTGGCTAAGCCCACTGTTAACGCTTGTAACGATGCTTATTATTCCATTGATGTTTTATGGGATGCGCTGGATTACGAAACGGACTAGCTTGCTCTTCAAACAGCAACAAGCCGCCATTGGTGAGATGAATGGATTGATTGAGGAATCCATAAATGGGCAGCATGTCGTAAAGGCCTTTTCACAAGAGCAGGAAATGCTACGTCAATTCGATGAAAAAAATCAGCGCATTCGAACAGTAGGCTTTTGGAGTTTAACGTATTCGGGCTTCATACCAAAAGTGATGAACACATTAAATAGTTTAAGCTTTGCGATTGTGGCCTGTGTTGGCGGCGTTTTCGCGTATTATGGCCATATTTCTATTGGGACGATTGTTATTTTTACGGAATATGCCCGTCAATTCACCCGTCCATTAAACGATTTAGCGAACCAATTTAATACCGTGTTATCTGCACTAGCTGGCGCTGAACGTGTCTTTTTAATTTTGGATGAAAAGCCCGATCACGTGGCAGGCAATAACGTCCTCTTATCCGGTGATGTTCGATTTGATCAAGTATCATTCCAATACGATGCGGATGCGGTGAAGCCTACTCTTTCAAATGTTTCATTTACGATTGAATCGGGTCAATCGGTTGCGTTAATTGGGCAAACGGGCGCCGGGAAAACAACGATTATGCAGCTGTTAACAGGGCTCTATGAAAAGACTAGCGGACGGATTTTATTTGATGGTGTGCCCATTGAGGAAATTTCAAAAGCCCATTTACGTGAACAAATGGCCTTTGTATTGCAGGATCCATTTTTATTTGAAATGTCGATTAAAGACAATATCCGTTACGGTAAGCTGGATGCAACCGACGCGGAAATTATCGAGGCCGCTAAAAAGGCCAATGCGCATAGCTTTATTGAGCGATTGCCAAATGGTTATGAAACCATCATTTCAGGTGATGGCAGTCAAATTTCACAGGGACAAAAGCAGTTAATCTCCATTGCCCGTGCATTTGTCGCCAATCCGAAAATTTTATTACTAGACGAAGCGACAAGCAGCATTGATACCGTGACCGAGCTGCATATCCAGGCCGCGCTTGAAAAACTAATGCAAGGGCGAACAAGCTTTATTATTGCCCATCGCCTGAATACGATTTCGAAGGTCGATTATGTCATCGTACTCAATCAAGGAAAAATTGTCGAACAAGGCCCGCGTCATCAGCTCATTGAGGAGCAAGGGATTTTTGGACAAATGTTGAATGTTTAA
- a CDS encoding CPBP family intramembrane glutamic endopeptidase — translation MDYLQLRNFKLRYFVLFAIVIFITSFIMLFFLTIPASEEWITFIVSICSLAYILFQTKKWNISYNEQTIQMTMSKGRWVRYLSITACFQIITVVLTTILLSVLYLLFEEQIRSFFDLFQFNSLEIVDTPLIVYVLFFINICILAPIWEELLFRGILLRRFTLKWSPQKSIIISSVIFGIIHLNPINIVFAFALGCVLGYAYLKTKNIVVPILLHSFSNFLAFLQFCYANQTTTVDLPTIEAVRHELYISVAIFLVISFILVFLLIKYYKQFQQLKNPLQNIEKRQEIDTVIDNNDL, via the coding sequence ATGGATTATTTACAGTTAAGGAATTTTAAATTACGTTATTTTGTTCTATTTGCAATTGTTATATTCATTACAAGCTTTATAATGCTATTCTTTCTAACAATACCAGCAAGTGAGGAATGGATTACATTTATTGTATCAATCTGCAGCTTAGCTTATATCTTGTTTCAAACAAAAAAATGGAATATTTCTTATAATGAGCAGACCATCCAAATGACGATGTCTAAAGGTCGTTGGGTAAGGTATTTGTCGATTACCGCATGTTTTCAAATTATCACAGTTGTTTTAACAACTATATTATTATCCGTTCTTTATCTATTATTTGAAGAGCAAATTCGTTCATTTTTTGATTTATTTCAATTTAATTCTCTAGAGATTGTGGATACACCGCTCATCGTTTATGTTTTATTTTTTATTAATATTTGTATTCTCGCGCCAATTTGGGAAGAGTTGTTATTTAGAGGGATTTTATTACGCCGATTCACATTAAAATGGAGTCCACAAAAAAGTATAATCATTTCTTCGGTTATTTTTGGTATTATTCATCTAAATCCAATTAATATTGTATTCGCATTTGCGTTAGGATGTGTGCTTGGTTATGCATATTTAAAAACAAAAAATATAGTAGTTCCAATCCTTTTACATAGTTTTAGCAATTTTCTAGCATTTCTTCAATTTTGCTATGCGAATCAAACAACTACGGTCGATTTACCAACAATAGAAGCGGTTCGCCATGAATTGTATATTAGTGTTGCTATCTTTTTAGTCATATCTTTCATTCTTGTATTCTTACTTATAAAATATTATAAACAGTTCCAACAACTAAAAAATCCATTGCAAAATATAGAGAAACGACAAGAAATCGATACAGTTATAGACAATAACGACCTTTAG
- a CDS encoding IS4 family transposase, with amino-acid sequence MDKDTTKSTLNELLKVLDEKTFLKVVNVSNLDSYIKKLTAYKFLQLFIIAQLNEKSSLKKLAKQLKDTEELHTFIQMDAISSSQLSRKQSCLTPRIFEKVFRHLAVSIQVKMKGNSPFLRDIGKLLVIDSSTMSMSLSQYPWATFRKTKAGVRLHLRVVVTKDVTLPDQAVILPAKHADRTQMNKLIDVDSDAIHLFDRGYTDYRQYDKLCDRGIRFITRLKKNAKIEVLNEQVPDVENNIFSDQEVFLGDEQNRTKMQNTLRLIRTKDSEGNEIIILTSCFDLSAKEIGDLYRYRWKIETFFKWMKQHLRIKSFYGKSQNAVYTQIWIALITYCLQVLLKLKLNHNGPLLDLKETLQNLLFKPFEVFIKALFRAPTRKSKGRKKYDWNREFQHIVRQFHEREVEHLDELTYDPIF; translated from the coding sequence ATGGACAAGGATACCACAAAATCCACATTAAATGAATTGTTAAAAGTACTCGATGAGAAAACATTTTTAAAAGTTGTGAACGTTTCAAATCTCGACTCTTACATTAAAAAGTTGACAGCTTATAAGTTTCTTCAGCTGTTCATCATTGCGCAATTGAATGAAAAAAGTTCGCTTAAAAAATTAGCGAAACAGCTGAAAGATACCGAAGAACTTCATACATTTATTCAAATGGATGCCATTAGTTCGTCGCAGCTTTCGCGTAAACAATCCTGCCTCACCCCTAGAATATTCGAAAAAGTCTTTCGCCATCTCGCCGTTTCCATTCAGGTGAAAATGAAAGGAAACTCACCGTTTCTTCGTGATATTGGGAAATTACTTGTCATCGATTCTTCTACGATGTCGATGAGTCTAAGCCAATATCCTTGGGCAACGTTTCGAAAAACAAAGGCAGGCGTTCGTCTACATTTGCGCGTGGTTGTCACAAAAGATGTGACACTTCCTGATCAAGCGGTCATTTTACCAGCGAAACACGCAGATCGCACGCAAATGAACAAGTTAATTGATGTCGATTCCGATGCGATTCATCTGTTTGACCGAGGCTATACGGACTATCGACAATACGATAAACTCTGCGATCGAGGAATTCGTTTTATCACACGACTGAAGAAAAATGCAAAAATCGAAGTGTTGAATGAACAAGTCCCAGACGTTGAAAATAACATCTTTTCTGATCAAGAAGTCTTTCTAGGTGATGAGCAGAACCGAACGAAAATGCAGAATACACTACGTTTAATTCGAACGAAGGACAGTGAAGGGAATGAAATTATCATTCTTACAAGTTGTTTCGATTTATCGGCGAAAGAAATTGGTGACCTCTATCGCTATCGTTGGAAAATCGAAACGTTTTTTAAATGGATGAAACAACATCTAAGAATCAAAAGCTTCTACGGAAAAAGTCAAAACGCTGTGTATACACAAATTTGGATCGCCTTAATTACGTATTGCTTACAGGTATTATTAAAACTGAAATTGAACCATAATGGACCTCTTTTAGACTTAAAAGAAACGCTCCAAAATCTACTCTTTAAGCCATTTGAAGTATTTATAAAAGCGCTATTTAGGGCGCCAACCAGAAAATCAAAAGGACGGAAAAAGTACGATTGGAACAGAGAATTTCAGCACATCGTCAGACAGTTCCACGAAAGAGAGGTGGAACATCTGGACGAATTAACGTATGATCCAATTTTCTAA
- a CDS encoding sigma-70 family RNA polymerase sigma factor, translating into MLTNEEMHHYMDTHSPYLLQLSFMYVKDWSRAEDIVQEVFIQFFRTFDQYEQRASVKTYLTKMTIHKCYDDLRSFASRKRTLMKLITLKQPISYEIQSPMEQSEVMQYVLKLPMKYREMIILYYYEELTTSEIAILLSLSDNTVKTRLRRARERLKIHITNEDWRELLHE; encoded by the coding sequence ATGCTAACAAATGAAGAAATGCATCACTATATGGATACGCATAGCCCATACTTGCTACAGCTAAGCTTTATGTATGTAAAGGATTGGAGCCGTGCAGAGGATATTGTGCAGGAAGTATTTATTCAGTTTTTTAGAACATTTGATCAATACGAACAAAGGGCAAGTGTAAAAACATATTTAACGAAAATGACCATTCATAAATGCTATGACGATTTACGAAGCTTCGCGTCACGAAAAAGGACGCTGATGAAGCTCATCACACTAAAGCAGCCGATTAGTTATGAAATTCAAAGCCCTATGGAACAAAGTGAAGTTATGCAATATGTACTGAAATTACCGATGAAATACCGGGAAATGATTATCCTTTATTATTACGAGGAATTAACGACATCTGAAATCGCCATATTACTTAGTTTATCGGACAATACGGTGAAGACCCGATTAAGACGAGCGCGTGAAAGGTTAAAGATACATATTACAAATGAGGATTGGAGGGAGTTATTACATGAATAA
- a CDS encoding response regulator transcription factor, protein MTTILIVEDEQQIARVLQLELSFEGYETIVTHTGTDGLLAFHEQPVDLILLDVMLPEMNGLDVLKRIRKHNETIPIILLTAKSDIQDKVNGLDYGANDYVTKPFEFEELLARIRVALRFATKAVPQQEQALVFEDITLNEQTREVWRAGHLVELTVREFDLLTHFMKHPKLVQSREQILNAVWGYDYFGDTNVVDVYIRYLRQKLDQPFQLPSLLYTVRGIGYVLKEATHEA, encoded by the coding sequence ATGACGACTATTTTAATCGTTGAAGATGAACAACAAATCGCGCGTGTACTGCAGCTTGAATTATCATTCGAAGGCTACGAAACGATCGTGACACATACCGGAACAGATGGTCTACTTGCTTTTCATGAGCAGCCAGTCGACTTAATATTACTCGATGTGATGCTTCCTGAAATGAATGGCTTAGACGTATTGAAGCGTATTCGTAAACATAACGAAACGATTCCAATCATTTTATTAACAGCCAAAAGTGACATCCAAGATAAAGTAAATGGGCTCGATTACGGAGCGAATGATTATGTGACGAAGCCGTTTGAATTTGAGGAATTACTCGCTCGCATTCGTGTGGCGCTACGTTTTGCTACAAAGGCTGTCCCCCAGCAAGAGCAAGCACTCGTGTTTGAGGATATTACATTAAATGAACAAACGCGAGAGGTGTGGCGTGCGGGTCATTTAGTGGAGCTGACGGTGCGCGAATTTGATTTATTAACTCATTTTATGAAACACCCAAAGCTTGTGCAATCCCGCGAACAAATTTTGAATGCGGTATGGGGCTATGACTATTTTGGTGATACGAATGTTGTTGATGTGTATATTCGCTATTTGCGTCAAAAGCTTGACCAACCATTTCAGCTCCCATCGCTCCTCTATACAGTGCGCGGTATTGGCTATGTTTTAAAGGAAGCGACCCATGAAGCTTAA